From Ascochyta rabiei chromosome 12, complete sequence, the proteins below share one genomic window:
- a CDS encoding Ornithine carbamoyltransferase produces the protein MLALRPARTALRTPRPLRRRSYSLSTYLPPSRAQTSPFAPRHLLSIADLTPAELTTLVRNAHAHKQAIRATGEVPHGLRQSLAGRTVAMTFSKRSTRTRVSTEGAIAALGGVPMFLAKDDIQLGVNESLYDTSLVLSSMTAAIVARVGPHSDVADLAKHSSVPVINALSDLYHPLQIVADLLTLAESHPSPSPASPASLGLEGLKVAWIGDANNVLFDLAIGCVKLGIDISVATPHGYEIPQPMRDVISHAAHTAPRPGKLVETTVPAEAAARADILVTDTWVSMGQEDESAKRLDDFAGFQITSDLARRAGANENWQFMHCLPRHPEEVTDDVFYGPRSLVFREAENRLWAALSVLEAFVVNKGLIR, from the exons ATGCTCGCCCTCCGCCCCGCCCGCACTGCCCTGCGCACCCCCCGCCCGCTCCGGCGTCGCAGCTACAGCCTCTCGACCTACCTCCCCCCGTCCCGCGCGCAGACGTCGCCCTTTGCGCCGCGCCACCTGCTGTCCATTGCCGACCTCACCCCCGCCGAGCTCACGACGCTGGTCCGCAATGCCCACGCCCACAAGCAGGCCATCCGGGCGACCGGCGAGGTCCCCCACGGCCTGCGCCAGTCGCTCGCCGGCCGCACCGTCGCCATGACCTTCAGCAAGCGCAGCACCCGCACCCGCGTCAGCACAGAGGGCGCCATTGCTGCCCTCGGCGGCGTCCCCATGTTCCTCGCCAAGGACGACATCCAGCTCGGC GTCAACGAATCCCTCTACGACACCTCGCTCGTCCTCTCCTCCATGACCGCCGCCATCGTCGCCCGCGTCGGCCCCCACAGCGACGTCGCCGACCTCGCCAAGCACTCGTCCGTGCCCGTCATCAACGCCCTCTCCGACCTGTACCACCCCCTGCAGATCGTCGCCGACCTGCTCACCCTCGCCGAGTCGCacccctcgccctcgcccgccTCGCCCGCCTCGCTCGGCCTCGAGGGGCTCAAGGTCGCCTGGATCGGCGACGCCAACAACGTCCTCTTCGACCTGGCCATCGGCTGCGTCAAGCTGGGCATCGACATCAGCGTCGCCACCCCCCACGGCTACGAGATCCCCCAGCCCATGCGCGACGTCATCTCCCACGCTGCCCACACCGCCCCGCGCCCCGGGAAGCTCGTCGAGACCACCGTCCCCGCCGAAGCCGCCGCCCGCGCCGACATCCTCGTCACTGACACGTGGGTCTCCATGGGCCAGGAGGACGAGTCCGCAAAGCGCCTCGACGACTTTGCCGGCTTCCAGATCACCTCGGACCTGGCCCGCCGCGCGGGCGCAAACGAGAACTGGCAGTTCATGCACTGCCTGCCCCGCCACCCGGAGGAGGTCACCGACGACGTCTTCTACGGGCCCCGCTCTCTCGTCTTCCGCGAGGCCGAGAACCGGCTGTGGGCCGCGCTGTCCGTCCTCGAGGCCTTTGTCGTCAACAAGGGCCTCATTCGGTGA
- a CDS encoding Peroxisome-assembly ATPase translates to MPPNGTSVTITNPLVLYRSLIATQQIRPDPGQHRLALHLQKLYDQLKDYEPSIEYSKRLNQLTRAVSAGQDVPPPPSTATAELGSFDRSWIWRTLVNQKEQRDSRALTRVLTDHDQAMKLESPRGLMLHGEVGTGKSMLIDLFQECLPNRKKKRWHFDTFMLHTISRLEQLRKSRALTRTADGQDEYSLLLVARDLIETSPILFLDEFQFPDRVASKILSNLMTSFFQLGGVLIATSNRMPDELAKAAGVEFARPAPGGAFSKLGWANRAAGFRAKNDGAGQKGEFFQFLEVLKARCEVWEMEGKKDYRKLEVEEGGGARTLPSASDTDDAVSIATAGLPTGRATETDSSEPASNSEATLPKNYLIQPTTVEEMTTFAETFNAIIERATSHAYPIPWEPATLTVYGRRVDIPAQHNGVAFFTFEELCGAVLGPADYVSLASTYHTFIVTDVPILTFVRKHEARRMITLLDALYEARCRLLITAAAGPDETFFPAPEGATNEAGEEMVDDAVYPETYSEIHQDLTSPFRPNISSYGTNTRAMPDDALEDDPPNRARRMAGLSESDYGDEEAKIREQAKKPDFANVRGLTGEDEVFAVKRAQSRIWEMCSGRCKPGVVATASARKQTLGGQQRDKHHKHKQRLCKSAAQHGHPARVGHGDPRPGLASAGGGRKGDAASGSAAVGKQECLGRRAQRQPGLQRGGNGEDVPARGESVSVDGGGAAKVQRGARLGGGGVGEEGWGVGKGVEGLGEQRRERGGGAGEERKPREGEGEGEGETETKTKLGTGTGQGGL, encoded by the exons ATGCCTCCCAATGGCACGAGTGTTACAATCACGAACCCTCTCGTGCTCTACAGGAGTCTGATAGCAACCCAGCAAATTCGCCCCGATCCGGGACAGCATCGACTAGCGT TGCACTTGCAAAAGCTCTACGATCAGCTAAAAGACTACGAGCCTAGCATAGAATATTCAAAACGTCTCAATCAACTGACTCGAGCTGTCAGTGCCGGCCAAGACgtcccaccaccaccatccaCTGCTACTGCGGAGCTGGGCAGCTTCGACAGGAGCTGGATATGGAGGACCCTTGTGAACCAGAAAGAGCAGCGCGACTCACGGGCTTTAACACGCGTTCTGACTGATCATGATCAAGCCATGAAGCTCGAGAGCCCAAGAGGGTTGATGCTCCACGGCGAAGTCGGGACCGGCAAATCCATGCTCATCGACTTGTTTCAGGAGTGCTTACCGAACCGCAAGAAGAAGCGGTGGCATTTTGATACTTTCATGCTGCACACCATCTCGCGTCTGGAGCAACTTCGCAAGTCCCGTGCACTGACACGGACTGCCGACGGACAGGACGAGTATTCCTTGCTGCTCGTAGCGCGCGATCTCATCGAGACAAGTCCGATTCTGTTCCTTGACGAGTTTCAGTTCCCAGATCGCGTGGCCAGCAAGATCTTGTCGAATTTGATGACGAGCTTCTTCCAGCTCGGTGGTGTACTCATAGCAACCAGCAACCGCATGCCAGACGAACTGGCCAAAGCTGCGGGTGTCGAGTTTGCTCGTCCGGCTCCAGGTGGAGCGTTCAGCAAGCTGGGCTGGGCGAACCGTGCGGCTGGATTCCGCGCGAAGAACGACGGAGCCGGGCAGAAGGGCGAGTTCTTCCAGTTCCTTGAGGTGTTGAAGGCGCGATGCGAGGTATGGGAGATGGAGGGTAAGAAGGACTATCGAAAGCTGGAGGTGGAAGAGGGTGGGGGTGCGCGAACCTTACCATCTGCGTCAGACACTGATGACGCCGTGTCCATTGCGACAGCAGGTCTTCCTACTGGTAGGGCCACCGAAACAGATTCATCAGAGCCCGCGTCGAATTCCGAGGCCACACTGCCAAAGAACTATCTCATCCAACCCACAACCGTTGAAGAGATGACCACTTTTGCTGAAACATTCAACGCCATCATCGAGCGTGCAACCTCCCACGCATACCCCATCCCATGGGAACCAGCAACACTCACTGTCTACGGTCGCCGCGTCGACATCCCCGCCCAACACAACGGCGTGGCCTTTTTCACGTTTGAGGAGCTGTGCGGCGCGGTCCTCGGCCCCGCAGATTACGTCTCCCTGGCCTCGACGTACCACACCTTCATCGTGACGGACGTGCCAATCCTCACGTTCGTCCGCAAGCACGAAGCGCGGCGCATGATCACGCTGCTCGACGCGCTCTACGAAGCGCGATGCCGGCTGCTCATCACCGCCGCCGCGGGGCCAGACGAGACCTTCTTCCCGGCTCCCGAGGGCGCGACCAACGAGGCAGGCGAAGAGATGGTCGACGACGCCGTGTACCCGGAAACGTACTCTGAGATCCACCAAGACCTCACGTCCCCCTTCCGGCCCAACATCTCGTCGTACGGCACCAACACGCGCGCCATGCCCGACGACGCGCTCGAAGACGACCCGCCGAACCGTGCGCGCCGCATGGCCGGGCTGTCCGAGTCGGACTACGGGGATGAAGAAGCCAAGATCCGAGAGCAGGCCAAGAAGCCTGATTTCGCCAACGTGCGCGGACTGACGGGCGAGGACGAGGTGTTTGCTGTGAAGCGCGCACAGAGCCGCATCTGGGAGATGTGTTCGGGACGGTG CAAGCCAGGGGTGGTGGCGACCGCTAGCGCGAGAAAGCAGACACTGGGAGGGCAGCAGCGAGACAAGCaccacaagcacaagcagcGCCTCTGTAAGAGTGCCGCCCAACACGGCCATCCTGCCCGAGTTGGCCACGGAGATCCGCGTCCAGGACTCGCCTCTGCGGGTGGAGGGAGAAAAGGCGATGCGGCCTCGGGCTCGGCCGCAGTGGGAAAACAGGAATGCCTCGGCAGACGTGCCCAGAGACAGCCAGGTCTTCAGCGAGGCGGAAATGGAGAAGATGTTCCGGCACGGGGCGAGTCCGTTTCGGTCGACGGCGGAGGCGCCGCCAAGGTTCAGCGAGGCGCACGCTTGGGGGGTGGGGGCGTGGGGGAAGAAGGCTGGGGCGTGGGGAAGGGGGTCGAGGGGTTGGGGGAGCAGAGGCGGGAGcgcggtggtggtgctggcgaGGAGAGGAAACCGCgagagggcgagggcgagggcgagggcgagacggagacgaagacgaagttGGGTACGGGTACGGGTCAGGGTGGATTGTGA